From the Gemmatimonadota bacterium genome, the window GTCAACCGGGTTTTCACGGTCCCCGGTCTCGGGGCTTTCATGAACAGGACGAGGGCGTTCGACATGGGCGTGTGCAGATCGGGAGGCTGTGGGGAAGGCCTGGTCCGCCCGGTAGGCGGCAAGGCGTTGAGGCCGGGCGTTTTCCCGGATCCCATGCATACTACCGGCCGGCCGGCGGCGTGTCAATTAAAACACTTATTTATCAACCATTTAACCCGTTTCCGATCCGCTCAGGATCAACAATAAACCTTGACATGAAAGGCGGCTGAACTTTATTTTCAGCGTTTCCTACCGGCACGCCGGATCACCCGATTCGGCGGACCCAGGCGGAATCAACGGCTTGCCGTGCAGACCGAAGCCCGGCGAAGAGACGCTACGCGACACTGCGCGGACCGGCGTCCGGCGAAGAAGGGCTACGCGACGCCGAACGGACCGATCCATGGAAGATCGCCATGTGGGATGAAGTCAAGGCAGTCATCGCATCGAACCAGTCCTTCGTGATCTCCAGCCACGTCAATCCCGATGGGGATTCGATCGGATCGGCCCTGGGGGTATACGAGTGTCTGAAGGCGCTGGGGAAGGACGCCGTCGTCGCCATGAACGACGCCATTCCCGCCGCCTATACCTGGCTGGACCCCGACGAGGAAATCCTCGCGCCCGCTTCGGAGGATGAGTCAGAGTCGGGGCGCCTAGCCGCCGCGGACGTGGTCGTCATCGTGGACGCCAACGGCTGGGACCGGCTGGGGCGGTTGCGGAAGCCGCTGGAGGAATCGGCGGCGGTCAAGATCGTGATCGACCACCATCCCTACACTGAACTGATCACGCCTTTGTCGGTGATCGACACGAAGGCGTCCTCAACGGCTGAACTGATTTACGATCTGATCGACTCGATCGGCGCGCCGCTCACGTCGAGGGCGGCGGACGCGCTGTACACGGGCATCCTGACCGATACCGTGTCGTTCCGCTTCGCCAGGAGCGCGCCGTGCGCCCATATCGTCGCGGCCAAACTCCTCTCTACGGGCGTCGACCCGTCCCGGGTCTACGACCAGATCTACAACCGGAACACGGGCGCCCGTACCCGGCTCATGGGCCGCGCGCTCTCCGATATACAGTTTACCGGACATGACCGAGTCGCCTGGCTGACCGTTACGCGGTCCATGATAGAGGAAACCGGCGCCCGGTCGTCGGACACGAGCGGGTTCGTGGACGTAACCATGACCATCGCCGGCGTCGAGATCGGGATCATATTCGTGGAAGGCAAGGAAGGTACGGTCCAGATCAGCTTGCGGTCCCGGCCGGAAACCGACGTCAACCAGGTCGCCGTGGCCCTGGGCGGCGGTGGCCACAAGAACGCCGCGGGCGTAACGTACAACGGCACGCTTGAAGAAGCCGTCCGTACCGTGACGGAGGCGGCAGTCAAAGCGTTATGACTCATCGGCCGTCGCACGCCGACAGGGCAGTCAAAGCGTTATAACTCATCGGCCGTCGCACGCCGACAGGGCTGTCAAAGCGTTATAAACTGTCGACCGCCGCGCGCCGGCTGGGCAGTCAAAGCGTTGCAGAACGCCGGCCGTCGCATCCCACCGCATTATGCTCATTACGCGAAAAACCCGGTTCTCGGCGGCGCATCTGTGCCGCAACCCGGGGTGGACGGAGGCCAGGAACCGGCGGGTGTACGGCTCCTGCACCGTCGGCACGGGCCACGGTCACGACTACGAAGCCGAATTCACCTTCGGGGGGCCGGTCGATCCCCGGACCGGCGTGGTCCTGAACCTGACCGAGGTCAAGCGGCTGCTGCGCGCCGTGATCGAACCGCTGGACCTGAGCCACCTGAACCACGACCACGGCGCCCTGGAGGGTCCGGCGCCGACCAGCGAAAGGCTCGTCCGGTACCTCTGGCACGCGCTGGAAGGCGGTACCGGGCCGTGCGAACTCAAGCGCGTCCTGCTGCGCGAGAGCCGTACGAGAAACATCGCATACACCGGAGACGACAGCATGGTCCACGTCACGAGAAGCGTCGAGTTCAACGCCGCCCACCGCCTGCACAGTATAAGGTTGAGCGACGAAGAAAACGTGCGTATATTCGGTAAGTGCAACAATCCCCACGGCCACGGACACAACTATGAACTGGAGGTGACGGTCCGCGGCCCGGTGGACGAGAAGACCGGGACGGTCATCGACATGGGGCGTTTCGATGAGGTCCTGCAGAAGGAAGTCGTGGATCGCTACGACCATCGCCACCTGAACCGGGACCTGGAGGAATTCAGGACGGTCAATCCGACATCGGAGGAATTGCTCAGGGTGATCTGGAAGCGGCTTCTTCCATGCTTCGATACCCCTTCGCTCTACCGGATTCGCCTGGTGGAGACGTCCAAGAACGCTTTCGAATACTATGGCGAGGAGGACCGGTGACCACGATGGACCCGATCGAGGGATTGACGAGGTCGCTGCTAGCGGAGATCGGCGAGGACCCGGACCGGGACGGCCTCAGGCGCACGCCCCTGCGCGTGGCGCAGTCCCTGCGGTTTCTGACCCAGGGTTATGACAAAAGCATTGAAACCGTCCTGAACGGCGCTATCTATGAAGAGGATTGCGACGAGATGGTACTGGTGAAGGATATCGAGTTCTTTTCACTGTGCGAGCACCATATGCTGCCCTTCTTCGGCCAGTGCCATATCGCTTACATTCCCAACGGCAAGATCATCGGGCTGGGCAAGATCCCCCGCATCGTGGACGTCTTCGCAAGGCGGCTCCAGTTGCAGGAACGCCTGACCTTCCAGATCGCCCAGACCCTGCAGGCCTGTCTCGATCCCCTGGGGGTGGCCGTCGTCATGGAAGCCGGCCACCTCTGCATGATGATGCGCGGCGTGGAGAAACAGCACTCCAAGGCGACGACGAGCGCTATGCTCGGCGTGTTCAGGGATGATCGCAGCACCCGGATGGAATTCCTCGACCTGACACGGTCGTAGCGTTGGGGACTCAATACGCACGGAGGCGACCGATGAACAAAGACCAGCTCGTTGAACGGCTAGCGGCCGTGCTGGGCCGGGAGAACGTCATCGACGCGCCCGACCAGTTGATCGTCTACGAATGCGACGGGCTGACCATCGACCGGAACGTCCCGCACGCCGTCGTCTACCCCACCACGACGGAGGACGTCGCGGCCGTGGTCCGGATTCTCCATGAAGCGCGGATTCCCTTCGTTGCGCGCGGCGCGGGCACCGGCCTGAGCGGCGGGAGCCTGCCGCCC encodes:
- a CDS encoding bifunctional oligoribonuclease/PAP phosphatase NrnA, translated to MWDEVKAVIASNQSFVISSHVNPDGDSIGSALGVYECLKALGKDAVVAMNDAIPAAYTWLDPDEEILAPASEDESESGRLAAADVVVIVDANGWDRLGRLRKPLEESAAVKIVIDHHPYTELITPLSVIDTKASSTAELIYDLIDSIGAPLTSRAADALYTGILTDTVSFRFARSAPCAHIVAAKLLSTGVDPSRVYDQIYNRNTGARTRLMGRALSDIQFTGHDRVAWLTVTRSMIEETGARSSDTSGFVDVTMTIAGVEIGIIFVEGKEGTVQISLRSRPETDVNQVAVALGGGGHKNAAGVTYNGTLEEAVRTVTEAAVKAL
- a CDS encoding 6-pyruvoyl tetrahydropterin synthase, encoding MLITRKTRFSAAHLCRNPGWTEARNRRVYGSCTVGTGHGHDYEAEFTFGGPVDPRTGVVLNLTEVKRLLRAVIEPLDLSHLNHDHGALEGPAPTSERLVRYLWHALEGGTGPCELKRVLLRESRTRNIAYTGDDSMVHVTRSVEFNAAHRLHSIRLSDEENVRIFGKCNNPHGHGHNYELEVTVRGPVDEKTGTVIDMGRFDEVLQKEVVDRYDHRHLNRDLEEFRTVNPTSEELLRVIWKRLLPCFDTPSLYRIRLVETSKNAFEYYGEEDR
- the folE gene encoding GTP cyclohydrolase I FolE, with the protein product MDPIEGLTRSLLAEIGEDPDRDGLRRTPLRVAQSLRFLTQGYDKSIETVLNGAIYEEDCDEMVLVKDIEFFSLCEHHMLPFFGQCHIAYIPNGKIIGLGKIPRIVDVFARRLQLQERLTFQIAQTLQACLDPLGVAVVMEAGHLCMMMRGVEKQHSKATTSAMLGVFRDDRSTRMEFLDLTRS